The sequence below is a genomic window from Glycine max cultivar Williams 82 chromosome 20, Glycine_max_v4.0, whole genome shotgun sequence.
CATAATTGAttcaaaaactctttttttgttAAGTAAAACAATCATAAGAGTAAACTACAAAAATCTATGGATGTAATAGATTCTAATTTGGTTGACATAATTGGCATTTTATTGCTTATTATTCTCTTGAgtcttgagaggaaaaataaataagacactaacaacaacaacaataatagaaTCTCTCCAAGGAAAGCTTGCTTAGATGCACTTGCACAATTTAAGGATACAAAGGAGGATACATTGATAAATTGCTGGAGCTTGATAAGTTATGCAAAGAAGCCACGTTAACAGTAGAACTtcacattaaaatttatataaatttaacctCCAAATAGGAAATGTAACTAGCAAAACTTACCCACAAGCCACAGCAGGTGTAGTGTCTTCACAGTTCTGACCAAGACAATGCTAATAAATTTCCTTGTCGTAAAATTTATCTGATCGACTTGATATATTTAGAGTCCGAGGAGATATCATCCTCACAGATCCCAAGAGATTGTGAAGGATTATATCGATCTGAAAATGCATTATTTGggaaagaatctgcaatatgaCTCCTGTGAGTGTCCTTTTGCCACCCATCTCTGATTCTAGATGAGTTATCCTGCTTCTTTTTATTTGAGTAGTAATCCTGTTTTTCTTCCTacaacattcaattttttattaactctAATGTTGCCCTcttttacttcttctttttcctttcttcccttttcaatttcttctttttacttCACTGAGGTCCTCCTTCCCTTGGCTCGTGATGGATTGTTACTTGCATTGCCTTCATCGTCCTCTTGGTGGGTGTTGTGGTGGCAACATCAGTCCGAAGGTAAGTTTTCTACATATCTGCGAAATATCAATCCGTATAGCCTATATGGATTGATAATCTATGTGAACTATACGGATTCCCTATAGCTCACATGGATTGTCAATCTGTATAGGCTATTCGGATTGTCAATCATATATCAAAGCAGACCAAGCAACAACATCCTTCTCCAGAGAAGGATCAAACAAGAACCTCACTGTCGTCATGTCACCCGCCTTGGCATACCCATCAATCATGGTGGTGAAAGAAACAACATTCTTCCCAGGCATTGCGTCAAACACCTTATGAGCATAGTAGTCCAGGAAATCACATTCCTACAGACATCCCATGAAACACCTTACAAGCATCAGCAATATCCCTGCATTTCCTATACATGTTGATCAAAATGGTGCCCTTGTAGAGATCATGGTCAATGCTGCACAGAAACGCGAAACCATGAAGCAATTTTCCCTCCCTTACCTTGCATGCACCAGAATAGGCCTTAATGACAAAAGGGTAGGTGAAGCTATAGGGGAGTTCCCCATGTGCCTTCATGCGAGCGAAGACGGAGAGGGTGTGGGAAAAGAGATTCTTTTGGCAGTGGGATTTGACGAGAGTGTTCCAGAGGAAGGTGGGAAGGGCGAGAACGTGGTAGAAGATGGAAAAGGCATAGGAGAAAGTGGAGAGGAGGGTGTGGGCGCAGGAAATGAAGAGGGAAACGAGGAAGTGGTCTTGCTCGAGGGCGTGATGGATGACGCACGCTTGCATTTGTTTCAGGTGCTCACTTTTCTTGCTGGCTTTGAGGAGGGTGGTGATGCTTGCAGCTGAATGAAGACGGAAAAGAGAAGAGTGAGAGATTGAAAGCATAGAAGTGGAAGTTGGAATGAAAATGACACGGGAAAGCTTATatatacggattgacaattgGTACAATCTGACGTAAAGTTCACATTGATTGTCAATCAATCTGTGTATAAGCTATATGGATCCGTATTTTGACTGCCGTTGCCACCGCAATACTCACCACCACGATGAAGGCAATGCAGGTAACAAACCACCGAGATAATGCAGGTAACAAACCACCACGAGCCAAGGAAAGGAAGAGCTTAgtgaagtaagaagaagaaattgaaaacggaaggatggaggaagaagaagtaaAAAAGGATAATgtgggaattaaaaaaaattaaatggtgTATATGAGATTTGAACAGCCaagaaaaattctatttttggtTTGGGCTACTTCGTTTCTGAACATGGCCCAGCCCAATCCTTCTCCAGGATTTGCTTCCATATTTTATTTCGGTCCCAACAACTAGTTTGCATTCTCATATCATATATTGCCCAAAAATATTTCTCGGTTCATAACCTCAAGGTCCGTTTGatttgaagaacaaaaatgGGAAGGCCATTAAatttgcaaagaatttcaaGATGGgataacacaacaaaaaaaattatttatttaatttttcaagtgGTCATgaaatagtattaaaaatgataaaatgctGAACACCAAATTATGAAGATAAAAATACTACTCAATTTACCTTTTCATTATTATGCTAAATCTTGACTCTCCCAGACATTAAAACTACAGTCATATGTAATCATCACTACCACTTTGAATGCCACTATCATTATCtccatcttcttcatctttatcATTTCTTATAAAGATAACTTTGTCAATTCTTaagaatttatattattatatttgccAAGTTATTCGGTACACATAAAATACTGAATAAGATAAGCTTATATATTATACGCAATTTTTCATTAGTCCATCTAATACTTATGCGTATCAAACATCATacagtaaaagaaaaatatttgcgttgtatttcaatttcaaaataatagacTGATCAAGGTGTGCTATTACTCAACTATACCATACAGTATTACAGTCCTGGAGTGCATATTCTATTTCTCAATAAACAACAAACGTAGTTGTTGGTTTTGAGATTTTGAATATTATATGAATTTTCCTATTCGCCTAAGACTATGGAGGGGAAAATAAATGTATGCACTTTCTGTTTTCCCGAATACCTACTGCTTAAGATATTAAGAGTGGGTATAATATTTGTCCAGAAGggtaaagataaaataaaactcgTTATGCTTATGATTTCGCAATTGTAAAATAGAACAGGGGTGGAGAAGGATCACAATTTTTCCAGTGGATATTCCAAGTTTCTAAAACTAACTCAGATTCATAAATTTTGAAGTCATTGTCATTAAAGTCTTTAAATACCTGCTTTGCAACTCTTCTTTTCGGTACAAGTCTTTTCTTACCCTTATCCTATTGCAtgggtagaaaaaaaaaagataaggaaacaaataaaagaaaaaagacaaaatgatagATATGATAACTGATttgatgaaaaatgaaaagaagaaataataagaaaaatagaatagaaaTGAAATGGAAGTGAAAGAAAATGTATGATAATGTATATGTGTGGTAATTTCTACAAAATCTGATATCTTTCTTGGGTAGGAACCATTCATTTACGTCACTTGTGTGAGTGAGGCATCTTCAAACACTGTAGTTCGTCTGAAATCCTTGGGTAGTGTAAGAAAATAAATCAAGGATGCAACTAAGTTATTGCCTGGATAGAGATCTCAGATCAGAGACTTTGACGACAAGATAAATATGCAATAGTGGACACTCgtttctttcaaaatataattacgGGTTGATacttggaagaaaatttaatcaattttttgcCTTAAATAATTTCCATTATCCTCCACTTTCTCTATACGATATCTATACCGTAACTTGAAGAACCAATTAAAGACTTaggctaaaataaaataaaaccattgAGGTGTAGCACTAGTTCTGGTCTTCTAAATGCTCAGAAGATTTTAATTAGCCGCCAGGTCTCAAAACAAACATGCTCTAAATCATACACCTGCTCATattataaaagtaatatttCAAGCACAGGTAGTGGATACGTACAATGTCGAGTGTACATGGTAATACTGAAAAAATCATCATGACGATGATGTGGGGcatcttaatctaatattttgaCAAGCGTGCAGACATTAAGAATGTGCTTCCACCATCAAATATTCTAGAAATGCTAAAATATCTATAGCAATGGCTCCGTGCCCTATAAATAGCTAGTTTCCCATGCTGCAAAATACAAGTCTCACACACTTAGAATTAAGTTAGTAGCGAgagggagaaaaatgaaggtttTTTACTTCTTCGTTGTGCTATTGGCTTTGGCATCCTCCGTTGCCTTTGGTTATGATCCAAGCCCCTTGCAAGACTTTTGTGTGGCTATCAATGATACCAAAACTGGTGGTCTATATGGAGGTATATTTcatatattcataaattttgTAGGTACAATATTTTGTGTCAAGAATAATCATCATAAAGTTTGTTTGTGATTTTATGTGCAGTGTTCGTGAATGGAAAATTTTGCAAGGATCCTAAGTTTGCTTATGCTGATGATTTCTTCTTTGGTGGATTGGGACCCGGAAACACTGCAAACCCACAAGGATCAAAGGTGACAGCTGTCACAGTTAATGAAATATTAGGGCTCAACACACTTGGTATATCCTTGGCACGCATAGATTTTGCACCAAAGGGTTTGAACCCTCCACACACTCACCCTCGAGGGACAGAGATTCTTGTAGTCTTGGAAGGTACCCTCTATGTCGGTTTTGTTGCGTCCAATCAAAACGACAACCGTTTATTCACCAAAGTGCTGTACAAGGGTGATGTGTTTGTGTTTCCCATTGGTCTCGTTCACTTCCAGCAGAACATAGGTTATGGAAATGCTGTGGCCATTGCTGGTCTTAGTAGCCAAAACCCTGGAGTTATTACCATTGCAAATGCTGTGTTTGGATCTAAACCTCCTATCTCTGATGAAGTTCTCGCCAAAGCTTTTCAAGTGGACAAAAACGTAATCGACTACCTTCAGAAACAATTCGGGTACAACAACAAAGTTAACGGGAAACATAATTAAATCGTGATACCATCTGGCTCGGACCATGGATAAATAATTTTCTCAATATCGCTTTCTCAAGCAATTACTGcaatgttaaataaaatgcatgtgGCTATTATGCATTGTTGTAAGTCCAATAAAGGACAATAACAGTGGCTAACATATATATGTCTATATAAGATGTTATATATCAATATTGATAAtgataagttaaaaaaagaaatactaagaGTTCAAGAATTGAAATACCTTCTTTCATATATCTTCCAATTAATTTCTAACACATGAAAACTTATAGAAAGaggtttattttctttcatgagactcaatttgaaaattaatttattgaagtGTGATTCATTAATCCAATGAGTTTAACTTAGaactaaaaattgaattcattaaataaatgagttaaatttgaggtaaaattattttgactCATTTGATCATAAACCTATTTGTGTGTATGtatattattaaattcataaaattaagtttaaaattaattttatattataaaaaatataacatgatcataattttaaatcaaattgaattaatGATTTGAATTAAAACTAGTTTGCAAGATTGAATCGATTCAAATatgaattgaagaaaaaacaattcaTATTAAACTTGAATCAAACTTTGAGGGtgaatatcaattttaatttgagacgaattaaattaagtataattgactcaacttaattttaaccttaactttttttttaattatttgaaaggtTTTCAGCCTTAGCTATTCCATATTTGATTGAAGAGCCTTACTATTTGGTAAGAAATATAATCATATGAAAGCAACGAAGAGAAACTCAAATCAATCACAagttcactactagaaaatagactTTTTACATCGATTATCGACgtttttctacatcggttatcatGCGTCGTTGTAGCCGGAATCATTTAAACATCGTCATCATACAACGATGGGTGCCCGACCGTTGTAGAATGCTGACATTCTACATGTCTTAGAATGGACAGACTTCTACATCAGTTGtcctaataaccgatgtagaatgtcagAATTCTACATCGGGTGTGTCCTATACCGTCGTAGATTTCTATTCCACAATGAAGCATTCTATATCGGGTGTGGCCTGAACCAATgtagaattattaattattttttttaatttttttgctttttgttcataaatgacaataacaatatgtaaatataattgtACTTAATGTCTCGTATGAGATTTACTGGTCAAAATTCAACAATGAAAATAGTAAATGAATATAAGTTCATTACTAAGCTGTTCAATCTTCTTCTCTAGAGATGGAACACAAAACAGGTACTAAAATAAGCataggaaacaaaaaatattgaatgaagTGGAATTCCTAACCTTTACAGGTGTTGGATTTTCAGGGCATGGATTCAATATATGCTCACcaagaacaaaattttgaagTCTCCAAACATATGCCTGGGCAGTATCCATATGACAAGTGACCACATTGCACCAATCACGCTCTCTAATTTTAGCTGATGTTTGCACAAAAAAAGATTATGTGAACTTCTGACGGcagattatataataaattcattGAGAAGACATATGGAAGtgcaaaaacaaataaactacATGTGTTTGCATGTCTATTTAatcatgagtttttattttggtttctttCACTCAACAGAAGATTAGAGATAATATTTGGTGATTGGCTTCTATTTGGTGTATAAAGCAAACGATCTTTTAAGGGGGTTCCCCTGCAGAGAGATTAGGTACTATGCAGCATTTTTCCATTGATGTTCTCTCTTAATTTCCATGCATGACACCTTAATTTTCTATGGTTCTGTATGCTAAATTTGTCTCAAGGTACATATATCTTAATTTTGTGCCGCCTTTTCTTATCACATATATCTTAACATACATAACACATAATACTAAACAAgaacttgaaattaattatcAGTAATATTTACCATGACCCATCCCCAAATATCAGCATAGGATGGGATGTGAGCTGAATAAGGCACAACCAACACGATTGTGCCATGTAGCTTACCTCAGAACCACTGTAGCCACTAGCTCCAAGCACAACAACACGAACCTCATTTTGGAAGTGTCTATATAGTCttaaaaatgatattgatgtcctgaaatcaaactaattaaaaacaattatcttGGTTACTttcataagaaataaaaatatatatttataactcAATaagaaaggagagagaaaaactAAGAACACTTGTGAAAATTGTTGGACAAATTTCAAAGTGAATAATATTTCTGGAGATTTTGTCTTTAACTGAATCTAATAAACTTTCAGCTAGTGaatctaataatataattagCAAAACAAATCACACCTAAGAAGCTTAAATAAGGAAacgccaaaaaaaaaacaattagcaAAAGAATTTTGGAGTATgacaatataaatttataataatcaattaCGTAAAGCTCCAAAGACCCCTCTCTCCTCTCCTATTCTTTATCTCATTATATACCAATATAAATTTGAGTGATAAccaatatcaccaaattttaGAGTAAAAGGAACCTGTACATCTCGTGAAGTAATACACATTGaggtaaaaaaacatttaaaatattttagtgtacacatttttatacttattttatttttataactacaTTCATAATCagtattttatctttataataattactactTTCATAAATTAccactaattataatttttttaaaaaaatgaaaaagcaatAAGACACAAAATATCTATTTCCCAGCtgatcataataaaaatatattttttgactcATATTGATCACATCCACAATGTGTTCTTATAAAGTATATTTATAATTGGCAAAGTTACATGCTGTCATTATTCATAGTAAAAGTAttcatcataatatatatatatatata
It includes:
- the GER11 gene encoding germin-like protein precursor, which gives rise to MKVFYFFVVLLALASSVAFGYDPSPLQDFCVAINDTKTGGLYGVFVNGKFCKDPKFAYADDFFFGGLGPGNTANPQGSKVTAVTVNEILGLNTLGISLARIDFAPKGLNPPHTHPRGTEILVVLEGTLYVGFVASNQNDNRLFTKVLYKGDVFVFPIGLVHFQQNIGYGNAVAIAGLSSQNPGVITIANAVFGSKPPISDEVLAKAFQVDKNVIDYLQKQFGYNNKVNGKHN